A window of Mercenaria mercenaria strain notata chromosome 16, MADL_Memer_1, whole genome shotgun sequence contains these coding sequences:
- the LOC123540816 gene encoding cuticle collagen 1-like: MSKPAGPSVQKRRTQTSEVKPVRMEEPSRSLRYNPEAARPSPTDRPICTQSSEGSETTRIDQPIGPPGNPGIAIPYLADPLVRTERAAGQPGRPRGRAEGPVGPAGPRREAGSKEEPAGPSASQGCPSHSPGQRGEAWPTVGNFRRS, from the coding sequence ATGAGTAAACCAGCCGGACCTTCTGTGCAGAAGAGGCGAACTCAAACGTCAGAAGTCAAACCTGTGCGAATGGAAGAGCCTTCTAGATCATTAAGATATAACCCGGAAGCTGCTAGGCCGAGCCCGACGGATCGGCCAATCTGCACTCAATCTTCTGAAGGTAGCGAAACCACAAGGATAGACCAACCTATTGGACCACCAGGAAATCCAGGAATTGCTATACCATATTTAGCGGATCCGCTTGTGCGGACTGAACGCGCTGCTGGACAGCCAGGAAGACCGAGAGGTCGTGCGGAAGGGCCTGTTGGACCTGCCGGACCGAGACGGGAAGCTGGATCTAAGGAAGAACCTGCTGGGCCGTCGGCAAGCCAAGGATGTCCTAGTCATTCGCCTGGGCAGAGAGGCGAAGCTTGGCCTACTGTAGGCAACTTTAGGAGGTCGTAG